One genomic region from Dehalobacter restrictus DSM 9455 encodes:
- a CDS encoding sensor histidine kinase, with product MKSQGGGGVQDIRARAAKETGKLKIFFGYAPGVGKTYAMLDDAHSQLKSGVDVVLGYLEPHTSPETIQLLDGLPALPPKTVNHKNRYRKEFDLDAALQRKPELLLVDVLAHSNADGMRNKKRYQDIEELLNAGIDVYTTVNVQHIESLRDLMQDITKVNEQDTIPDYMFDSADKVELIDIEPDELMKRCGGKKCPLSLESLRLLRETAMRKVADRIVNENQNEQRLSVKTAGIKLLVCISSSPSAAKCIRWTARSAEAFHAPWTALYIEDMESRYFTEEEKKNVQENLDLAELLGAKIVTLNGHGLASIISEYAKLTGITNIVIGKSRNKKTLKTLFDPALEDKLIGLLPNIEIHIIPSSWPQRSYREPRRKRISQDLFLSWPDIWKTIGVLTGATLLSFGLRALEFGNQNIIMVYILSVFFISRLTMGYVYGMTASVLSVLVFNFFFVSPLFTFYAIQTGYPVTFVIMLVVALITSTTTVRIQTQARLAAEREGRTELLYEINKRLLTTRGLQHIVTLTNEYIVKLFKCSAVFYTRDQYGPANLYRSSNHHGSSGILTQSSAEPDASFLLSERESKVAQWVFANQKQAGAGTDTHTEAGAYYMPIISQGDVLGVIGISCLKGRLNRNNRLLLKMIISQVAMALERQYLSDEQRQILIESEKEKMRSNLLRAISHDLRTPLTGILGASSAILENGDHLDKETHSQLVSNIKEDSQWLIRMVENLLSVTRIKEGTMNVAKTFEAAEEIVAEAISRTRHRYPNSKIAVQVPEDLLLVPMDGKLIEQVLINLLENAVKHSPDDTVTAVQVTKAGAQAVFEVSDNGPGIAEEDFPYLFESYVPCGKRSSDSARGMGIGLSICMSIIKAHNGKMEAANKEQGGAVFRFTLPLEENIYE from the coding sequence ATGCTTGATGATGCCCACAGCCAGCTGAAAAGCGGGGTAGATGTTGTCCTAGGTTATCTGGAGCCGCATACAAGTCCTGAAACCATTCAGCTGCTGGACGGACTGCCGGCATTGCCGCCGAAGACTGTTAACCATAAAAACCGTTACCGCAAAGAATTTGATCTGGACGCCGCTTTGCAAAGAAAACCCGAGCTCCTGCTGGTTGATGTGCTGGCCCATAGTAACGCGGACGGCATGCGGAACAAAAAACGCTACCAGGATATCGAAGAGCTGCTGAATGCCGGAATTGACGTCTACACCACAGTCAATGTGCAGCACATCGAAAGCCTGAGAGATCTAATGCAGGATATCACGAAGGTTAATGAGCAGGACACGATTCCGGACTATATGTTTGACAGCGCCGATAAAGTTGAGCTGATCGATATCGAGCCGGACGAACTGATGAAACGCTGCGGGGGAAAGAAATGTCCCTTAAGTCTTGAAAGCCTGCGCCTCCTGCGTGAGACCGCTATGCGCAAGGTTGCGGACCGGATCGTCAACGAGAATCAAAATGAACAGCGCTTATCCGTAAAAACAGCCGGAATTAAGCTATTAGTCTGTATCAGTTCTTCGCCGTCGGCCGCTAAATGCATCCGCTGGACGGCCAGATCGGCAGAGGCCTTCCATGCCCCGTGGACTGCTTTGTATATCGAAGATATGGAAAGCAGGTATTTTACGGAAGAAGAAAAGAAAAACGTCCAGGAGAATCTGGATCTGGCCGAGCTCTTAGGCGCCAAAATTGTGACGCTGAACGGACATGGTCTGGCTTCCATCATTTCGGAATATGCCAAGCTTACGGGCATCACAAATATTGTCATTGGAAAAAGCAGAAATAAAAAGACGCTGAAAACATTATTTGATCCGGCACTTGAGGATAAGCTCATCGGGCTGCTGCCAAACATTGAAATTCATATCATCCCAAGCAGCTGGCCTCAAAGATCCTATCGCGAACCGCGAAGGAAGCGGATCAGCCAAGACCTGTTCTTATCCTGGCCGGATATCTGGAAAACGATAGGGGTTCTGACTGGGGCAACCCTGCTTTCCTTTGGCCTTCGGGCGCTGGAATTTGGCAATCAAAATATTATCATGGTCTATATCTTGTCTGTGTTTTTTATTTCCAGACTCACCATGGGGTATGTGTACGGCATGACTGCCTCGGTCTTAAGTGTACTTGTTTTTAACTTCTTTTTTGTTTCGCCGCTTTTCACGTTTTATGCCATCCAGACAGGCTATCCGGTCACTTTTGTGATTATGCTGGTTGTGGCTTTGATCACAAGTACGACGACTGTCCGCATTCAGACCCAGGCACGGCTCGCCGCGGAAAGAGAAGGGCGCACCGAGTTATTGTATGAGATAAATAAAAGGCTTTTAACGACCAGAGGACTTCAACATATTGTTACGCTGACGAACGAATACATTGTGAAACTTTTTAAATGCTCCGCGGTTTTTTACACCCGGGATCAGTATGGACCGGCAAACCTGTATCGTTCATCCAATCATCATGGTTCATCAGGTATTCTGACGCAATCCTCCGCAGAACCTGATGCTTCATTTCTGCTGTCGGAGCGCGAAAGCAAGGTTGCTCAATGGGTATTTGCCAATCAAAAACAGGCCGGTGCAGGAACAGATACGCATACAGAAGCAGGCGCTTATTATATGCCGATCATTTCCCAAGGCGATGTGCTTGGCGTGATTGGAATTTCATGTCTCAAAGGCAGATTAAACCGTAATAACCGTCTGCTGCTAAAAATGATTATTTCCCAAGTCGCCATGGCTTTGGAACGGCAGTACCTGTCTGATGAACAACGGCAAATATTAATCGAATCAGAAAAAGAAAAAATGCGAAGCAATCTGCTGCGCGCAATTTCGCACGATCTGAGGACCCCGCTGACCGGCATTCTCGGGGCGAGCTCAGCAATCCTTGAAAATGGTGATCATCTGGATAAAGAGACCCATAGCCAATTGGTCTCGAACATCAAAGAAGATTCGCAATGGCTGATACGCATGGTCGAAAACTTATTGTCCGTGACCCGGATCAAGGAAGGGACCATGAATGTCGCCAAAACATTTGAGGCCGCTGAGGAGATCGTGGCTGAAGCGATCAGTAGAACCCGTCATCGTTACCCGAACAGTAAAATAGCGGTGCAGGTGCCTGAAGACCTTTTGCTGGTGCCGATGGATGGAAAGCTGATTGAGCAGGTTTTGATCAATCTGCTCGAAAATGCGGTCAAGCATTCGCCGGATGACACCGTGACCGCGGTGCAGGTGACAAAAGCCGGAGCTCAGGCTGTCTTTGAGGTCAGTGACAACGGACCAGGAATTGCCGAAGAGGATTTCCCGTATTTATTTGAAAGTTATGTGCCCTGCGGCAAACGCAGCTCGGATTCAGCCCGCGGAATGGGAATCGGTCTGTCAATATGCATGTCGATTATCAAGGCTCACAATGGGAAAATGGAGGCTGCCAATAAAGAGCAGGGCGGTGCCGTATTCCGGTTCACACTGCCTCTGGAGGAGAACATTTATGAGTAA
- a CDS encoding response regulator, which produces MSNKPLLLIVEDDEKICNFISAILSSNDYQIIRTARGKEAVSMAASYSPDLILLDLGLPDMDGVEVLRTIRQWSGIPIIVVSARGQEREKVEALDLGADDYLTKPFGTSELLARIRTGIRHSQKNVSVSFPESEKMTVGDLEINYQKRLVAMAGKEIHLTPIEYKIIVLLSKNTGKVLTHDFIMKEIWGPYTNEIQALRVNMANIRRKLEINPAEPRYILTEVGVGYRMVEEI; this is translated from the coding sequence ATGAGTAACAAACCTTTGCTCCTGATTGTCGAAGATGATGAAAAAATCTGCAACTTTATTTCGGCGATCCTGAGTTCCAATGATTATCAGATTATCCGGACAGCCCGGGGGAAAGAGGCTGTCTCAATGGCGGCATCCTATTCGCCCGATTTGATCCTGCTGGATCTCGGTTTGCCGGATATGGACGGCGTGGAAGTGCTGCGTACAATCAGGCAGTGGAGCGGAATTCCGATCATCGTTGTGTCGGCCCGTGGACAGGAGCGGGAAAAAGTTGAAGCCCTGGATCTTGGTGCGGACGATTATCTGACCAAACCGTTTGGTACTTCCGAGCTGCTGGCCAGGATAAGAACCGGGATCCGTCACAGTCAAAAGAACGTTAGTGTCAGTTTTCCCGAATCAGAGAAGATGACAGTCGGCGATCTAGAGATAAACTATCAGAAAAGACTTGTAGCCATGGCCGGTAAAGAAATCCACCTTACACCGATTGAATACAAGATCATTGTGCTGCTTTCCAAAAACACCGGGAAAGTACTGACCCACGATTTCATCATGAAGGAAATATGGGGACCTTACACCAATGAGATCCAAGCGCTCAGGGTCAATATGGCCAATATCCGCAGAAAGCTGGAAATCAACCCTGCAGAACCCAGGTATATTCTAACCGAGGTTGGGGTAGGATACCGGATGGTTGAGGAGATTTAG
- a CDS encoding APC family permease, with translation MVSALKRFLIGRPLKSTELGEQKLTKKKALAILSSDALSSVAYGPEQILIVLFTVGTAAFWYSVPIAIGVLVLLIALILSYRQIIFAYPRGGGAYVVSKNNLGMNSGLIAGGSLLVDYILTVAVSVSAGTDALTSAFPALHVHAVAIAVFFVLLITVLNLRGIRESATILAYPVYLFVAALFILIGAGLYNVFTGQVPAELHAAVGTPVAGISLFILLKAFASGCSALTGVEAISNAIPNFKEPAPNNAAKTLMAMGSLLAILFSGIVFLAFYYGIAPNAQETVVSQMAEGIFGRNFIYYFIQGTTALILILAANTGYSAFPLLAVNLAKDKFIPRMFTIRGDRLGFSNGILILGFLSILLIVAFKGKTERLIPLYAIGVFIPFTLAQTGMIVKWFREKPKGWMPKLIINSLGALISFVVVMMFLLTKFTQVWPILIFLPLIILLFHRIHKHYMDVAEQLRVSAAEPTVPIKGNIIIIPVASITRVVENALNYAKSLSANQIIAVSVCFDKEEEKKLEEKWEKWNPDVRLVTLNSLHRSIVHPLTKFIDMIEHKATDQNYQIMVLIPEFIPKKGWHHILHNQSSLLIRTHLLYRRNVCVATIPYHLQK, from the coding sequence ATGGTATCTGCCCTTAAACGCTTCTTAATCGGGCGTCCTTTAAAATCAACGGAGCTTGGCGAACAGAAGCTGACCAAGAAGAAAGCCCTTGCGATTCTTTCTTCCGACGCTTTATCCTCGGTAGCGTACGGCCCGGAACAAATCCTGATCGTTCTCTTTACGGTTGGAACGGCAGCATTCTGGTATTCTGTTCCGATCGCGATCGGTGTTTTGGTTCTCTTAATTGCTTTAATCCTGTCGTACCGGCAGATCATTTTTGCTTATCCGCGCGGCGGCGGAGCGTATGTCGTATCGAAGAACAACCTCGGCATGAATTCAGGCTTAATCGCCGGAGGCTCCCTGCTGGTCGACTACATTCTGACTGTAGCGGTTAGCGTGTCTGCAGGAACCGATGCGCTTACCTCAGCTTTCCCGGCCTTGCATGTCCATGCAGTAGCGATCGCTGTGTTTTTTGTTCTCTTAATTACGGTCCTTAATCTGCGCGGGATAAGAGAATCCGCTACGATCCTGGCCTATCCTGTCTATTTGTTTGTGGCGGCCCTGTTTATTTTAATTGGTGCCGGTCTGTACAATGTCTTTACAGGTCAGGTGCCGGCCGAACTGCATGCGGCTGTCGGCACACCTGTCGCAGGGATAAGCTTGTTTATTCTGCTCAAGGCCTTTGCCTCCGGCTGTTCGGCTTTGACTGGTGTTGAAGCTATCTCTAACGCGATCCCGAATTTTAAAGAGCCCGCTCCGAATAATGCGGCCAAGACATTAATGGCGATGGGTAGTTTGCTCGCGATATTGTTTTCTGGGATTGTATTTCTGGCCTTTTATTATGGAATAGCCCCGAATGCACAGGAAACGGTTGTTTCCCAAATGGCTGAGGGAATATTCGGACGTAATTTTATCTACTACTTTATTCAGGGCACAACCGCGTTGATTTTGATTCTGGCCGCAAACACCGGATACTCGGCTTTCCCTTTACTGGCTGTGAATCTTGCCAAAGACAAATTTATTCCAAGGATGTTCACGATCCGCGGAGACCGTCTTGGATTCTCCAATGGAATCCTTATCCTTGGCTTTTTATCGATCCTCTTGATTGTGGCTTTTAAAGGGAAAACGGAGCGCCTGATTCCGCTTTACGCGATTGGCGTGTTTATTCCGTTTACCCTGGCCCAGACCGGAATGATCGTAAAATGGTTCCGCGAAAAGCCGAAAGGCTGGATGCCAAAGCTAATTATTAATTCGCTCGGGGCGCTGATCAGCTTCGTCGTTGTCATGATGTTCCTGTTAACCAAGTTCACGCAGGTTTGGCCGATTTTGATCTTCCTGCCGTTGATTATTCTGCTCTTCCACAGAATCCACAAGCATTATATGGACGTCGCAGAACAGCTTCGGGTATCAGCGGCTGAACCAACAGTACCGATTAAAGGAAATATTATCATTATTCCTGTTGCAAGCATCACGCGCGTGGTGGAAAATGCGTTAAACTATGCAAAATCGCTGTCGGCAAACCAGATCATTGCAGTAAGTGTTTGCTTTGATAAAGAAGAAGAGAAAAAGCTCGAGGAAAAGTGGGAGAAATGGAATCCCGACGTCCGTTTGGTAACGTTGAATTCTCTACACCGGAGCATTGTCCATCCGCTGACCAAATTTATCGATATGATCGAACACAAAGCAACCGATCAGAATTATCAGATCATGGTTCTGATCCCGGAATTTATTCCGAAAAAAGGATGGCACCATATTCTGCATAACCAGTCGAGCTTACTAATCCGCACACATTTGCTATATCGGAGAAATGTGTGCGTGGCTACGATACCGTACCATTTACAAAAATGA
- a CDS encoding DUF2127 domain-containing protein has product MTTPKTNKRKDIFHIGFEIGLLMKGIDGLLEIIGSILLLFLTPDRYNWLIRLLTQHELSEDPQDLFANYLINSSPSFSSSTQHFVVFYLLSHGIIKCILVLLLWRQKLWAYPLAILSLILFVVYQLYRYTFTHSAFLILLTIFDVLMIFLTYKESKQVRSKAM; this is encoded by the coding sequence ATGACAACACCTAAGACAAATAAACGGAAAGATATTTTCCATATCGGCTTCGAAATCGGCTTGCTAATGAAAGGCATTGACGGTCTACTGGAAATTATCGGCAGTATCTTGCTGCTGTTTCTGACGCCGGACCGGTACAACTGGCTGATACGCCTCTTGACGCAGCATGAATTATCTGAAGACCCGCAAGACTTGTTTGCCAATTACCTGATTAATTCCAGCCCCAGCTTTTCCTCCAGCACGCAGCATTTTGTGGTATTCTACCTGCTGTCACACGGGATCATCAAATGCATTCTCGTACTTCTGTTATGGCGCCAAAAACTGTGGGCTTACCCTTTGGCCATTTTGTCCTTAATCTTGTTTGTCGTTTACCAGCTTTACCGCTATACGTTCACACATTCCGCATTTCTGATTCTGCTTACGATCTTCGATGTGCTCATGATTTTCCTGACTTACAAAGAATCGAAACAAGTAAGATCTAAGGCTATGTGA
- a CDS encoding cation-translocating P-type ATPase — protein sequence MTEQQIRELQGLSSPEARQLQERFGKNELVPEKKESFPRKILQVISEPMFLLLLIAAVIYFILGEPRDGAIMLVFVVGIISIEVIQEWKTDQTLRALKDLSTPKISVLRDGMMQIINSSDLVPGDIMFIAEGVKVPADGTVLKASTLCVDESSLTGESAGVWKVVNGEKAADGELSLDSKEYWRRDYCYAGTLVTQGTGAIRVDQIGPATEYGKIGQEIAAAPDRPTPLEKQTGKLVKLCAGIAAVLFALVGVVTYFNLPDHVGSERVIESILSGITLAMAMIPEEFPVILTVFLSMGAWRLAKKQSLVRRLSSVETLGAVSVLCVDKTGTITMNQMTVRDTWSLNDDGERLIRIMGMGCEPDAYDPMEKAMIAYCEAQGVGRELLFDGELIKEYAFTDQTKMMGHVWQNENELVVAAKGSPERILDVCSLTDQERKVAEHKIREMSQQGLRVIAVGQMVLTGKEEVPDTLPECRLQLCGMVGLADPPRESVKQDIQICNKAGVRVVMITGDNGITASTIARQINMPNCDKIITGDELNQMSEEELREKVKDVSIFSRVIPEHKMRIVKAFKDNGEIVAMTGDGVNDAPALKYADIGIAMGKRGSEVSREAADLVLLDDNFSTIVDTIKDGRRIYDNIRKAVGYVFTIHIPIAFASLLAPFLGISPASLLLLPLHVVLLEVVIDPTCSIVLERQPAERDIMDQPPRNPNEKLLTAKILTKSVLQGLVIFGASFGTYFTILNNHPDQASLARTMALAIILLANLVLVQVNSSNTDSAFRSFAKLIRDKVMWMVNIGTLAGLLLIIYTPLNHLLKLAPLSWKQLILAAALAVVSVGWYEVVKGFKRWKRT from the coding sequence ATGACAGAACAACAAATCAGGGAACTGCAGGGACTTTCAAGTCCCGAAGCCAGACAGCTTCAGGAAAGGTTCGGGAAGAATGAGCTGGTGCCTGAAAAAAAAGAAAGCTTTCCGCGCAAGATCCTGCAGGTAATTAGTGAACCCATGTTTTTGCTGCTGCTCATTGCGGCTGTGATCTATTTTATCCTCGGAGAACCCCGGGACGGCGCCATCATGCTTGTTTTTGTTGTCGGGATTATCAGCATAGAAGTCATCCAGGAATGGAAAACCGACCAAACACTTAGGGCTTTGAAGGATTTATCCACGCCGAAGATTTCCGTACTGCGCGATGGGATGATGCAGATCATCAACAGTTCGGACCTGGTGCCCGGCGACATCATGTTTATTGCTGAAGGCGTCAAAGTGCCGGCGGATGGCACGGTTTTAAAAGCGAGTACACTATGTGTCGATGAATCCTCGCTGACCGGCGAATCGGCAGGTGTCTGGAAAGTTGTCAACGGAGAGAAGGCTGCCGATGGGGAATTGTCCCTCGACAGCAAAGAATACTGGCGACGGGACTATTGCTACGCCGGGACGCTGGTTACCCAGGGCACCGGAGCGATCAGGGTCGATCAAATCGGCCCGGCTACCGAATACGGAAAAATCGGGCAGGAAATAGCCGCCGCGCCTGACCGTCCGACCCCGCTGGAAAAACAAACCGGAAAACTGGTCAAGCTGTGCGCGGGAATTGCCGCAGTCTTATTCGCGCTGGTCGGAGTCGTAACCTATTTCAACCTGCCGGACCATGTTGGCAGTGAACGGGTCATCGAAAGCATTTTGTCTGGGATCACCCTGGCCATGGCCATGATCCCGGAGGAGTTTCCTGTTATTTTGACCGTGTTTCTATCGATGGGTGCCTGGCGGCTGGCCAAAAAGCAGTCACTGGTCAGAAGATTGTCGTCCGTAGAAACGCTCGGGGCTGTATCCGTTCTTTGTGTCGATAAAACAGGTACCATTACCATGAACCAAATGACGGTCCGGGATACCTGGAGTCTGAACGATGACGGCGAAAGGTTGATCCGGATTATGGGCATGGGCTGCGAGCCGGATGCCTATGACCCGATGGAGAAGGCTATGATTGCTTACTGTGAAGCGCAAGGGGTAGGCAGAGAGCTCCTTTTTGACGGAGAGCTGATCAAAGAATATGCGTTCACGGATCAGACCAAGATGATGGGACACGTCTGGCAAAATGAAAATGAGCTTGTGGTCGCAGCCAAAGGCTCGCCTGAACGTATTCTGGACGTATGCAGTCTGACGGATCAGGAGAGAAAAGTTGCCGAGCACAAAATCAGAGAAATGTCGCAGCAGGGCCTGCGGGTGATTGCTGTTGGCCAAATGGTACTGACCGGCAAAGAGGAAGTCCCGGACACCCTGCCGGAATGCCGGCTGCAGCTTTGTGGTATGGTGGGTCTTGCCGACCCGCCGCGGGAATCTGTTAAGCAGGATATTCAAATCTGCAACAAAGCCGGGGTTCGGGTCGTTATGATCACCGGAGATAACGGGATTACGGCAAGCACGATTGCCAGGCAGATTAACATGCCGAACTGCGATAAGATTATCACCGGCGATGAGCTGAATCAAATGAGCGAGGAAGAACTGCGTGAGAAAGTCAAGGATGTCAGTATCTTTTCCAGGGTAATTCCGGAACATAAAATGAGAATCGTCAAAGCTTTTAAAGATAACGGCGAGATTGTCGCGATGACCGGAGACGGCGTCAATGATGCGCCAGCCTTGAAATATGCCGATATTGGGATTGCGATGGGCAAGCGCGGTTCTGAGGTTTCTCGTGAGGCTGCCGATCTGGTCCTGCTGGATGACAACTTTTCAACCATTGTTGATACCATTAAGGATGGCCGAAGAATCTATGATAACATCAGAAAAGCCGTGGGCTATGTTTTCACGATTCATATCCCGATCGCATTTGCCTCTTTACTTGCACCCTTCCTGGGAATCAGTCCGGCGAGTCTTTTGCTGCTGCCGCTGCACGTGGTACTGCTTGAAGTTGTCATTGACCCCACCTGTTCCATTGTGCTGGAGCGGCAGCCGGCCGAACGGGATATCATGGATCAGCCTCCGCGCAATCCCAATGAAAAGCTGCTCACTGCAAAAATACTGACCAAAAGTGTCCTACAGGGTCTCGTGATCTTTGGGGCATCATTCGGTACCTATTTCACTATTTTAAACAACCATCCTGATCAGGCTTCTCTGGCCAGGACTATGGCACTAGCGATTATTTTGCTGGCAAACCTAGTGCTGGTTCAGGTGAACAGCTCCAATACGGATTCTGCTTTTCGGTCTTTTGCGAAACTAATCAGAGATAAGGTCATGTGGATGGTAAATATTGGGACCCTAGCAGGATTGCTTCTTATTATCTATACGCCGCTGAATCACTTATTGAAGCTCGCGCCGTTGTCCTGGAAACAGCTTATCCTGGCTGCCGCTTTGGCCGTCGTATCTGTTGGCTGGTATGAGGTTGTCAAAGGGTTTAAACGCTGGAAAAGAACATAA
- a CDS encoding phosphodiester glycosidase family protein produces the protein MKKSLFKPYRWAAVLAVLLTFSFVFVLLDTFVIPKNVTEVKQREATEQQNTASEKQSAAEDPPESGSETEAAVTDHSYQDKNIKITIDTVQAYDTTFYVADIRLSNASYLKTALAENSFGRNLKETTSDMAEEHQAIFAINGDYYGFRNNGYVLRNGVLYRDTARQAGNDEALVIDGHGDFSIINENAVSADSLTNPWQVLSFGPTLIENGEIVVDSTTEVSQSKNSNPRTAIGQVSGLHYIVIVADGRTEESAGLSLLELAQEFAERGCTVAYNLDGGGSSTMYFNGEIVNHPTDGRSSQQREVSDIVYIGNE, from the coding sequence ATGAAAAAATCCCTATTCAAACCCTACCGTTGGGCAGCCGTCTTAGCTGTTTTACTGACATTTTCTTTTGTTTTTGTTCTGTTGGACACCTTTGTAATTCCAAAGAACGTGACTGAAGTCAAGCAGCGTGAGGCTACCGAACAGCAAAATACAGCCTCTGAGAAGCAAAGTGCAGCAGAGGATCCGCCCGAGTCCGGGTCAGAGACTGAAGCTGCAGTTACCGATCATTCTTATCAGGATAAAAATATCAAAATAACGATTGACACAGTGCAAGCGTATGACACAACCTTTTATGTCGCCGATATCCGGCTCAGCAATGCGTCTTACCTGAAAACAGCGCTGGCCGAAAACAGCTTTGGGCGCAATCTCAAGGAAACAACCTCGGATATGGCCGAAGAACATCAGGCAATCTTTGCGATCAATGGCGACTACTATGGATTTAGAAATAACGGTTATGTTTTACGCAATGGTGTCTTGTACAGGGATACGGCCCGTCAGGCTGGAAACGATGAAGCCTTGGTGATTGACGGCCACGGGGATTTCTCAATTATTAATGAAAATGCGGTCAGTGCCGATTCCCTGACAAATCCCTGGCAGGTACTTTCATTTGGACCGACCCTGATCGAAAATGGAGAAATCGTGGTAGACAGTACCACTGAGGTATCCCAGTCCAAAAACAGCAATCCGAGGACCGCGATCGGTCAGGTCTCCGGTCTGCATTACATCGTAATTGTCGCTGACGGCCGGACGGAAGAGAGCGCAGGACTTTCCTTGCTGGAGCTTGCGCAGGAGTTTGCCGAAAGAGGATGTACGGTCGCGTATAATTTGGATGGAGGAGGCTCTTCGACCATGTACTTTAATGGAGAAATCGTCAATCATCCGACCGATGGCAGGAGTTCTCAGCAGAGAGAGGTGAGCGACATTGTCTATATCGGTAATGAATAG
- a CDS encoding cation diffusion facilitator family transporter → MADRRVKFALLSIISNTALIIFKVIAGILSGSVSIISEAIHSSMDLAASIVAFFSVRQSTKPADKDHPYGHGKIENISGLVEGLLIFVAAALIIIEAIKKIFEPSEIEQAAVAIGVMLVSALVNLVVSKKLYQVGKEEGSMALEADALHLKTDVYTSLGVGVGILLIKLTGLAILDSVVAVIVALLIIKEAFHLCKTAFNFLLDSKLSDEEEAEIEKIISEHSHQFRDYHKLKTRKSGNMKHIDFHITIDHNVTVKEAHDIIGTLKKDMSDKLKNTRVNIHLDPYQDQKDKEIDE, encoded by the coding sequence GTGGCTGACAGAAGAGTCAAGTTTGCATTGTTATCCATTATTTCGAATACTGCGCTGATCATATTTAAGGTCATAGCAGGCATTTTGAGCGGTTCCGTCAGTATTATTTCCGAGGCGATCCACTCAAGTATGGACCTTGCCGCATCGATTGTCGCCTTTTTCTCGGTGAGACAGTCAACGAAGCCGGCGGATAAGGATCATCCCTACGGACATGGAAAGATCGAAAATATTTCGGGCCTTGTCGAAGGGCTTCTAATTTTTGTTGCAGCGGCACTGATTATTATTGAAGCTATTAAGAAAATATTTGAGCCTTCGGAGATTGAACAGGCGGCTGTTGCCATCGGGGTGATGCTGGTATCGGCGCTTGTCAATCTGGTTGTATCAAAAAAATTATATCAGGTGGGCAAAGAAGAGGGATCGATGGCCCTGGAAGCAGATGCGCTTCACCTGAAAACCGATGTTTATACGTCGTTAGGCGTCGGCGTTGGAATCCTGCTGATTAAACTTACCGGACTTGCCATACTGGACTCCGTTGTCGCGGTCATTGTGGCTTTGTTGATCATCAAAGAAGCGTTTCACTTATGCAAAACAGCCTTTAACTTTCTTCTCGACTCGAAGCTCTCTGATGAAGAAGAAGCTGAGATTGAAAAGATTATTTCTGAGCACAGTCATCAATTCAGAGATTATCACAAGCTTAAAACAAGAAAATCAGGAAATATGAAACACATCGATTTTCACATTACGATCGATCACAACGTTACCGTCAAAGAAGCGCATGATATTATTGGAACCCTGAAAAAGGACATGAGTGACAAGTTGAAAAATACCCGCGTGAATATCCATCTTGACCCTTATCAAGATCAGAAAGATAAAGAGATAGACGAATAA